In Synechococcus sp. CB0101, a genomic segment contains:
- a CDS encoding photosystem I reaction center subunit II PsaD: MALSGQLPKYIGSTGGLLNAAETEEKYAITWTSSKVQAFELPTGGAAHMNEGENIMYFARKEQCLALGTQLRTKFKPRIEDYKIYRIFPGGDTEFLHPKDGVFPEKVNEGRLMVGHNARRIGQNGNPASIKFTGKNTFDS, translated from the coding sequence ATGGCATTGAGCGGTCAACTCCCGAAGTACATCGGCAGCACGGGCGGTCTGCTCAACGCCGCTGAAACCGAAGAGAAGTACGCCATCACCTGGACCAGCAGCAAGGTTCAGGCGTTCGAGCTCCCCACCGGTGGTGCTGCTCACATGAACGAGGGCGAAAACATCATGTATTTCGCGCGCAAGGAGCAGTGCCTGGCCCTGGGTACCCAGCTGCGCACCAAGTTCAAGCCTCGCATCGAGGACTACAAGATCTATCGGATCTTCCCCGGCGGTGATACCGAGTTCCTGCACCCCAAAGATGGCGTGTTCCCCGAGAAGGTGAACGAGGGTCGTCTGATGGTGGGTCATAACGCCCGTCGCATCGGTCAGAACGGCAACCCCGCCAGCATCAAGTTCACCGGCAAGAACACCTTCGATTCCTGA